In Macrobrachium rosenbergii isolate ZJJX-2024 chromosome 27, ASM4041242v1, whole genome shotgun sequence, the genomic stretch TACGTCAAAGTGGGGCTCAGTGCAGACAGAGAACTCCTTCTGGTGATATCCCCTTGCAAGACTACACAAGTAACATTAATGCATCATCATCCAGAGgaggacgaagaagaggaagagagagagaaccgcttTCACACTCCCAAAACCTTAGTAGCAGTATCACCAAACTCCCCCCCAGAAGAACGGTACAGCTTGAGGAGGAGCAAGTCAAACCCAGCAAAAAGGCCCCTGAGGGAGGCAGCCAAATCAAGCCTACCCCAACCAGAGGATTTGCCGCCACCTCCGAAAAAAAGGAAGCAGTAAAAGAGGATTTAAGAGATACGAGGGAAGTACAAAAGGATAAGAAGGATACTTTTAGGGAAGAGGATGCTTTGAGTGAAAAagaaccagaaaaagaaaaggattccAGAGAAAAAGTACTCTCCTCGAAGGATTTAAGCCTGTTGGGAGAGGTAAAAGATACATCTAAGGATATCAGttttgagaaagagaaaattataacaaGAGAAAAGGTTTTGTCTCCCAGGGATAAAGTAGTCCTGCATAGGGATAAAGTTGTTCCAGGAAAAGAGAAATGCATTTTGTTGAAAGATAAAGTTCCATTTGCAAAAGAACAAGTTCTgtctatgaaagagagagaagagatttccAGAGTGAAAGATATTCCAGATTGAAAAGGAAGTTGCgaataaggaaaaacaaggaaCACTTGATAAAGATTCTTTGTTTGAGAAAAGGGAACTCAGAGGAAAAGATACCTGTGATCGGTTAAAGCCACCCTTAGAAGAAACATTGGAGTCATCCAGAGAAAGCATAAAGCCTCAGCAAGACAAAGAGCCACCGGTAGAGGATAACAAAGGGAGAACCTGTAAAGAACCGAGTAGTAGAGAATCTGTGCAGCATAATGTAGAAAAAGACCTTTTCAGAACTATGCCAGTGAGACTTTCGGAAAGAGAGCCACCTCCGAAAGAGACCCATGAACAGTTAGGTATTAGTAATAAGGTTGATGAACAGAAAAAGTCAGGTGTGtttggatatgtggatgaagatTTAAAGGTTGAAAGGTTGGAAGATATCATAGAAACATCAGATACTGAGCCAGAGCCTAAGAAAGTTCGTATTGACAGTGATGATGAGCCTGTTaccattttaaatgaaaaacgagTAGAGCAGCCCAAGGACAGTGGGTATAAGAGTGCAATAACTACACCTGAACCTGTAGATAGACTTCATCCTGTGTGTAATGATGTGGGCAGTGTAAATAGTGTTGTAAATAGTATTAATATTGAAGAGTCTCGTTTGGAGGCTGACATTAATAAGTCACTTACAGTGTTACCTTGTCCtgtggaagaagaaaaacaaaccttGAACAAATTTATATCACCTGCAAGAAGAAAGAACTTAGAGGATGTTATAGGAGAAATGAAGAAGCAGGCAGAGGCACAGCCAGAACCCAGCACCACCAAACCTCTTGAGGAGAGAGCAAGTGAGATACCAGTgtcaccacctcctcctccacccccacctGTTTCGGCTCCGGCTCCTGCTCCTGCACCTGCTCCAGGTAATCAAGCCAGCTCAACCAGCTATTCTGTTCCCCCACCTGAATCTTTAGTTCCTTCTTCTCAAACATCCATGGAAACCATTCCTCCAAAAAGTGTGGCTTCACCTGCCGCAAACTTTAGAGAGCAGTGGAGAACCCAATGGGGCAAGAGTCCTCCACCGCCAGATCATAAAGTTGATCCAAGTAGTGGAACTCACTTGCCAATGTCAGGTCTTGTAAATCCAATGCTGGATTTGCACCAGCGTCCCCTTTATCCAGATGCCCAGCACCAGCTTTATAATGCTGCTTTCTTAGAAACTCACCCTTTGTTATCTTCTGGGATTGCCCATCATCAGTTATCACAGTTGAGACAGATGATGGAAGCTGCATCCAATATAAGCCAGTTTTACCCCTTATATTTACAGCAACGCAGTGCGCCTCCAGATTTAGCTGCACTCAGCCAGCAACAGTTTGTTCCTCCCATAGAGAACCAAATTTCAGAGAAAGGAAACATGAGCACAGCTCAGGGACTCTCTAGGTTACCCCCTCTGGATGACAGACCACCTACACCAGACCTTCAGTTAACCAGCAGTAAGACAAGCAATAGACAGGCAACACCTGCAGCCAAAACTACCAAGCCATTATCTTCTCCTAGTTTGCCGAATACTTTAGCAGTTCCACCACCTTTGTCTTCTCCTGTTGCTTCCAGCAACAAAGTCACTTCTGGTATTGGTTCTCCCCAAAGCAGCAGTAGAGCTCAGGTAACGGCATCTACAGTAAGTAGGGAGGAGCCACCACCTCCCTTGCCTCCTGTATCACCAGTATTAACACAGAAAGTTCCACCTCCACAGCCGTCACCCTCAAGTATACTTCGTAAGAATGATAATGTAACAGCCACCTCTCAGCCTTCTGCCACCAGTGTAACACCACCAGAGGTTTCTCCTTCTGGGCATTCAGTATTAATGTCTTCTGCAAGCAGATCAGTAGTTAAACCCCCTCAGATTTCACCCAAGTCCAACAAAACTCAGGTGCCTGAATGTGTCAATTCAAGCGATGATGATATAATTGAAGTAAGTGAAGTTGCTAGTAAAGCTCCGAGACCAGTAATAACAACAGCTAGCTCCATAGtaacaacaaaaatgaacatTGTACCTCCTATTTCAAATTCTGTTGTATCAGTAGCTAAAACAATCACCCAGACTACTGTGACATCTGTGAACAAATCTCCCTTGCCAGCTGTGACGAGTCCCATTCAAGTAGACTCTCCACTGCGTTCTGCCACGGAAGTACCTGATTCAAAAATAGAAACCATTACAGTAGATGATAGTGTTATTCATCAGAAAGAAGAACCAGTGCAGAAGAGAGTGCCAATATATATGCAGGATCCAAAACAGAGAATTCCAGAAAAGAAGTCTCCCAGATCTCAAGGAACCTCTCCAAGGTGGGTTAAAGAAGGCACAAAAGGAAGAGATAAGAAGTCTGCGAAGGTTGGAAGGGGATCATATAGTAAAGGTCGTGGCAGGAGTGCTGGTAGGGGAAAAGGTAGAGGTCAGAGCCCAAGATTCAATAATGTATCAGTGCCTAAAGAACTTGTTGGAACAGTctatgattttgattttgacaaCGAGTTTGATGATGATGGTCCTGCTAACAACACCCTGGACGATCTTAGGAAGTCAAGGGAGAAGAGACAATCAGTAGATACCACACCACAGCAAACCTCTTCAACCCCTACGTACATTATGGAGCAGCACAAGGAACCCTCCAAGAAGCCAGGCAAGAAGTCAAAGTCtcataaagaaaaaggaagttcAAGATCTAGCGATGAAGTTGCCAAAATGCTGgctgattataaaaataaacaaaattctcaGCTACGACTTAGTGTACATTCTCCCAGTCCACCACAAGAAGTCAGTGTTTTGAAAGGTGCATCCAAAACCCCAGATCAGAATCAGGATATTCCACAGTACAGTTCCGAATTTATTACCAAGAGCTCTGATGCTAAGCTTATTATATCAGAAAGTGAGGCCAGAGATCACAATCAGTCTTCAGAATTATCAGCTAAAAGTAATGGAGATCATGGTAAGGGATCTCTAGCAGTACCAACTGCACAGATAATAGATGAGAAAACAAATCAGTTGAAGCTGAAAATCAAGGGACCCTATGCAAACTCATATTCAACGAGTAACACATCAGCTCCAGCCCAGGAAGTTGTAGGTGCACCACCTACATCTACAACTTCTATCTTCAGACAGATACgtatgagaaagaaagagctcattcGCCAGTATTGCTATCAAGATCAGAGACCTAATGAACTGATGGAATCTGGTCCAGTTAATAGCAATCCTAACCCACCACCACATGTCCGAACTGGTATCACTATCCCAAAGGCTGTGGCTTCCATGACTTCTATACCAACAAGAGAAGATTATAAAATGTACACACAAGGAGAGACAACTAGTGGTGGAAGCAGTGGCAGAAGAAAGAGACAACCACGGGAATCTTTACAGTGGGAGTTAATGGTCATGGACGAATCTGGTAAACGTAACTCTGATGCATCTGAAGGACTGGATGCTGTGCGCAAAAGACCTAGAAGTGCCAAGGATTCCAAGATTCCAGAAGAGAAGGACATATGTAGTGCCAAGCCCCCACCTAAGTTGCGTATTAGTTTGGGTAAAAAGACCAGTGAACTTACAACAGTTACAGACACCAAAGAAATGGGTGGTAAACAACGGCCTCCTAAAAAGAGACTTTCTGAAGAAAATACTTTGGTTAAGATCAAGAATGACTGCATGAAGTTTCGGGAACAAATCATGGCAGACTTTGACAAGGGAGGGAAGAAGAGTGGGGTTAAGGgtacagacagagagaaaaaggccAAGAAACGTAGGGTTTATTTAGGGGAAAGCAGTCATGGTTCCAGTGTGGATAGTAAAGATGGAAGTGGTAATGATAAACGTGATATTAAGGTGATTCCAGGGGACAGTTCTAGTGCTCCAAAATTAGTCATTAAATTTGGTAAGGGGAAAAGTGAAAGTTCAAATAGTGATAATGTTAAAAGTGAACCTAGTTTAGTCAGTGCTATTTCAGAGGAAAAATCCGATCCAGATTCTGTTCCTCAAATAAAGATTCGACTATCTTTACCGAAACCAGATTCAGACTCTAGTAAAGATGAATCTTGTGTCCCCAAGCAGCCACTCAAGTTAAAACTCTCTAGACGATCTGATGGCTATGTAGCGTCCAATACTCAGAGAAGAGAACAGCCGGATGTACAAGATCATGGGCCGGGCCCTCCTGCACCCAAGCCGCCTGATTTACCCTCTGAAACcctacatgataaaaaaatacctaACTCTGCAGCACCGCCACCGCCCTCTTCTCCGTTGAGAAATCATCCTGAAGAAAATGCGAATAATCTCAGAGATTCCCAGTTGTCACAACCTGGAATCCCAGCTGTACCTGTTAGTCACCCATATAATGCATCACCCGGGCTCCCTGGTTCTCTAAGTGCACCAGATCCTTTCAGTATCAGTCAGTTAAACGAAGGTATTGGAAGGCTAGGATCCTTGCCTAGACCGGAACAGCCagaggaaatgctacaaaaattaGAGGCTCAAATTGCAACAACAAGAGGGAGTGTCTCGGAGAATGAAGGTCCGGCAAGTAGTTTGGGACCCAGACCAATGTCAGGACCACCATTGCCAGATGTCCCATCATTACATCACAGTTTATATCCATATAAGGAAGGCTCTGACTGCAGAtgataattgcttttttttcgtagtacagtaataaattaatatttacaataatgtaACAAACTACCATAATATGTACAAATGTAGATACTGTTGGTGTTGCTCACTTGATGCACGAGATTAGTTTAAGCAAGGATTAAATCACTTGCATCTCATTAAGGCCAATTTAAGGTCTCTCCATTTTGTTCCCCTTTAATTGCTGTAATCAGCTCTGCACTGTCATTTGTTAGGGAAAAATACTCGCCTCCCCCTGGTCTCATGGGTCTCAATTCACTGTTGGCAATGTTTGTTAATTTGTGATGTCAGGTGATTCAGACTGGCCACCACGAgtccctctctccttcttcccaGTTCCAAATGTTATGATAGTTGTTCTTACTTTCTTGTTCCTCCCAGTCATGGTGTGTGGTTTTTCTAAATCATCTGCTCCACCTTCAGCAATTGTGCTGATTATATGTTGGCTTCGTTAGCCAAAGTGTCAATagtgtttttactgttttattgtcTTAGGAGTGTGAGGGTGGGGGTTGTTGAATGTCATGTTGAGGGGACATGATCTCTCTGAAACCTTGTTTGTGGTAGGGAGGTTATATTGGTTCCCCAGACCCTGTGACCTAGGGAGGAATTGTGTTCCCatattttttgatatattttttaccattgtAAATAGAAAGGAATGTACAAATTAATGTATttgcttttttgtaattttattacttttgtacagtttttatttctgat encodes the following:
- the rno gene encoding LOW QUALITY PROTEIN: PHD finger protein rhinoceros (The sequence of the model RefSeq protein was modified relative to this genomic sequence to represent the inferred CDS: deleted 1 base in 1 codon), which translates into the protein MSLRIKRQLSKAGGSAEGGGGAPSAAARKKRRIDNSGSDDEERSVWTPKHLGDLRAYNRSASEAPAELFRKDLISAMKLADNEPLTSDDYWGIGDPWKQEWERGVQVPVNPDSLPEPTVTKMIDKPHRDRETNFRLTKEKFIRVTHDDFFTNEQHILSNLPTKAEKMCRYDMDDLDDKWLHAYNGERARMGAAPVPPLIFEMIIEHLEETCWENIHKMLKTEESLSIEFDEDVICDVCRSPDSEEGNEMVFCDSCNICVHQACYGITAIPSGSWLCRTCSLGIKPDCVLCPNKGGAMKSTKSGQKWAHVACALWIPEVSIGSVERMEPITKIPNIPQSRWALVCVLCRERRGACIQCSVKTCKTAYHVTCAFKHGLEMKAIIEDESADDGVKLRSYCEKHSVASKKVGSEVESEEGDDGTPKKKRDWTSEQKNQARAAKLRQIESEFYKHVDFLETSNYLDIDLETTETIYNYWKLKRRSGFNKPLLTPRSEEIDLLSQQQEHDIERMKMFVQLRQYLERVRNLCYMVNRRERLSRSFMKIREQTFAKQVAMINSMNISLSSQELNAVLQANHGPSVYDRLYSHSGAPVHTEKEFEKIIACIAGTLTEKTKKKNKKLHRKKDVNGLIRPPKDKSDNPYRKMYVNGAEQRRSRSSSMYSTSDSESSLASAKWTLPLKSKDRYSVYTSSEEETNKENHSIKVEPSSKIKNLLLDPSDKDKVKVEVQSRPTRGRVGRRRGGGRASAIKSRPFRDRVPASSDDDKDNKNFDALIPEKSIKTEVNASSSKTVRERPSVETSEDEGETAVKPKPQPTKRRNKKKVTPSKLDSSVSSEDESSVTPVKEKKLVRKGKWHKSVAGVHPANVNSPVSEPPKLELSDDDELLPPTYKLSSDEDNSEKSNDQAAVSSEVQGASDRTDISSDDGHSTALSKGPKKLEKKSDSDVNSEDDDNKESTTDSQSHAKLKTKAAKKEFTPKIEAKAERMNKKKTDKVSKVGKKSGVLERSKSETKQSEDIDHESPSIKNDLDPATTGHLFVPQRKAAKKASELITSQNTTSTSATAAATMPVPAPAETTTVEVKKATKQLKEVKDEDDDVDHVEEKKVPEEKKSTPTKGRRGKNKEKNDKEADDKADAQDTPKKSLFEQPEILPYVPMRQAARKAAENIKDGTRKVSTTASVPEEVEPAPAPAVSPTKAKRISRIEAKPTARSKSKSPRSGKAPSSTTVTDSESESEAETSSIVRKGSKDSKEPNQKQAKSIFSDSDDESSVKRIVSKDKPSALVEPMKEVKASTGRQFFRGDVFVKEYQSSSDEAESIYPTTPGKKTIPSPAHGHTDEKVQESSSKNQSFRGPSNVSGDLHLTSDSDERETENQKPAAGTLRKAPDKKLKTSEGRPEHGFQPPITERSESGVPKEAEDPVSKSPIRRESGLEPRLRQSGAQCRQRTPSGDIPLQDYTSNINASSSRGGRRRGREREPLSHSQNLSSSITKLPPRRTVQLEEEQVKPSKKAPEGGSQIKPTPTRGFAATSEKKEAVKEDLRDTREVQKDKKDTFREEDALSEKEPEKEKDSREKVLSSKDLSLLGEVKDTSKDISFEKEKIITREKVLSPRDKVVLHRDKVVPGKEKCILLKDKVPFAKEQVLSMKEREEISRVKDIQIEKEVANKEKQGTLDKDSLFEKRELRGKDTCDRLKPPLEETLESSRESIKPQQDKEPPVEDNKGRTCKEPSSRESVQHNVEKDLFRTMPVRLSEREPPPKETHEQLGISNKVDEQKKSGVFGYVDEDLKVERLEDIIETSDTEPEPKKVRIDSDDEPVTILNEKRVEQPKDSGYKSAITTPEPVDRLHPVCNDVGSVNSVVNSINIEESRLEADINKSLTVLPCPVEEEKQTLNKFISPARRKNLEDVIGEMKKQAEAQPEPSTTKPLEERASEIPVSPPPPPPPPVSAPAPAPAPAPGNQASSTSYSVPPPESLVPSSQTSMETIPPKSVASPAANFREQWRTQWGKSPPPPDHKVDPSSGTHLPMSGLVNPMLDLHQRPLYPDAQHQLYNAAFLETHPLLSSGIAHHQLSQLRQMMEAASNISQFYPLYLQQRSAPPDLAALSQQQFVPPIENQISEKGNMSTAQGLSRLPPLDDRPPTPDLQLTSSKTSNRQATPAAKTTKPLSSPSLPNTLAVPPPLSSPVASSNKVTSGIGSPQSSSRAQVTASTVSREEPPPPLPPVSPVLTQKVPPPQPSPSSILRKNDNVTATSQPSATSVTPPEVSPSGHSVLMSSASRSVVKPPQISPKSNKTQVPECVNSSDDDIIEVSEVASKAPRPVITTASSIVTTKMNIVPPISNSVVSVAKTITQTTVTSVNKSPLPAVTSPIQVDSPLRSATEVPDSKIETITVDDSVIHQKEEPVQKRVPIYMQDPKQRIPEKKSPRSQGTSPRWVKEGTKGRDKKSAKVGRGSYSKGRGRSAGRGKGRGQSPRFNNVSVPKELVGTVYDFDFDNEFDDDGPANNTLDDLRKSREKRQSVDTTPQQTSSTPTYIMEQHKEPSKKPGKKSKSHKEKGSSRSSDEVAKMLADYKNKQNSQLRLSVHSPSPPQEVSVLKGASKTPDQNQDIPQYSSEFITKSSDAKLIISESEARDHNQSSELSAKSNGDHGKGSLAVPTAQIIDEKTNQLKLKIKGPYANSYSTSNTSAPAQEVVGAPPTSTTSIFRQIRMRKKELIRQYCYQDQRPNELMESGPVNSNPNPPPHVRTGITIPKAVASMTSIPTREDYKMYTQGETTSGGSSGRRKRQPRESLQWELMVMDESGKRNSDASEGLDAVRKRPRSAKDSKIPEEKDICSAKPPPKLRISLGKKTSELTTVTDTKEMGGKQRPPKKRLSEENTLVKIKNDCMKFREQIMADFDKGGKKSGVKGTDREKKAKKRRVYLGESSHGSSVDSKDGSGNDKRDIKVIPGDSSSAPKLVIKFGKGKSESSNSDNVKSEPSLVSAISEEKSDPDSVPQIKIRLSLPKPDSDSSKDESCVPKQPLKLKLSRRSDGYVASNTQRREQPDVQDHGPGPPAPKPPDLPSETLHDKKIPNSAAPPPPSSPLRNHPEENANNLRDSQLSQPGIPAVPVSHPYNASPGLPGSLSAPDPFSISQLNEGIGRLGSLPRPEQPEEMLQKLEAQIATTRGSVSENEGPASSLGPRPMSGPPLPDVPSLHHSLYPYKEGSDCR